A genomic window from Candidatus Saccharibacteria bacterium includes:
- a CDS encoding SDR family NAD(P)-dependent oxidoreductase, whose product MNKVNSWALVTGGSSGIGLEFSRQLAADHYNVILASRDEDKLAVAARQLRQEYQVEVETISVDLANAKDVERLIARICDENRPVEMLVNDAGFAVHDSLLTEDTSRQMAAFAVMAEAILKLSGAAARTMIARGEGRIINVASTSAWLFAGNYSALKRWVVVYTESLALELRGTGVAATVVCPSWVKTNFHRSAGVDRPDVPRWLWVSAKTVVKSALSASSRGKSHIVPTFRWKVAVCILKHCEPFARLVSKKMVTKRLAELERKRENKT is encoded by the coding sequence ATGAATAAGGTTAATAGCTGGGCACTTGTCACGGGCGGATCATCGGGAATTGGCCTGGAGTTTTCGCGTCAACTAGCGGCTGATCACTACAATGTAATTTTAGCCTCGCGTGACGAAGATAAACTAGCGGTCGCGGCCAGGCAACTACGTCAAGAATATCAGGTAGAGGTTGAAACCATTAGTGTTGATCTCGCTAACGCCAAGGACGTTGAACGCCTCATCGCTAGGATTTGTGATGAGAATCGTCCGGTTGAGATGCTCGTCAATGACGCTGGATTTGCTGTCCATGATTCGCTATTAACTGAAGATACTTCTCGGCAAATGGCGGCTTTTGCGGTGATGGCCGAAGCGATCTTGAAATTATCCGGCGCGGCCGCTCGCACGATGATAGCGCGAGGAGAGGGTCGAATCATCAATGTTGCCTCGACATCTGCTTGGTTATTTGCTGGCAATTATTCGGCTTTGAAACGTTGGGTGGTGGTCTATACCGAGAGCCTAGCTTTGGAGCTACGTGGCACCGGCGTGGCTGCAACTGTGGTTTGTCCGAGCTGGGTGAAAACGAATTTCCATAGGAGCGCCGGAGTCGATCGCCCCGATGTTCCTCGTTGGCTATGGGTATCAGCAAAAACCGTGGTGAAAAGTGCTTTGTCCGCCTCGTCTAGAGGTAAGTCTCACATCGTGCCAACTTTTCGCTGGAAGGTTGCGGTATGTATATTGAAACACTGCGAGCCGTTTGCGAGGTTAGTCTCAAAGAAAATGGTGACAAAACGTCTAGCCGAACTCGAACGAAAACGCGAGAATAAAACATAA
- a CDS encoding excinuclease ABC subunit UvrC: protein MNQQLRDKLKTLPLSAGVYFHKSGDGEIIYVGKAAVLKNRVRQYFQSKKDMEAKTLALVNEIADTEWIETESEIDALFLESEMVKRYMPRYNILLRDDKSQTFVRINMQDEIPFVSFTRQPVDDGADYYGPFYNGSSIKNALRLLRKVFPHYTKPTIPIKSGLDFQLGLSPGIEVGVMTPTEYKKTLRQLISYIKGNRKAVQKDMEKAMKTAAEQLDFERAARLRNQLYHLAELQRQIVFSREEFLDISKDKALLGLAELLGLEKVPRRIEAYDVSHISGHDNVASMVVATNGLADKREYRKFKLRSPGNDDVAHMRETIERRLKHLKGWGRPDLIVLDGGAGQLGAVKDPLGGANIPFIGRNKSGDHTRNASVTLVIPRGDSYETKPLASDDHIAKLVARLDDEAHRFAISYHQTVRGKGQTKNAIEEIPGIGPATRKKLLRKFGSVAGVKAADETEIATLIGAAKARLVKRALF from the coding sequence ATGAATCAGCAATTACGAGACAAGCTCAAAACCTTACCACTCAGTGCTGGTGTCTATTTTCATAAATCTGGCGATGGCGAGATTATTTATGTTGGCAAAGCGGCGGTATTAAAAAACCGGGTCAGACAATATTTCCAGAGTAAAAAGGATATGGAAGCCAAGACGCTGGCGCTCGTCAACGAAATCGCCGATACCGAGTGGATCGAAACCGAGAGCGAAATCGATGCGCTATTTTTAGAATCAGAAATGGTTAAACGCTATATGCCACGCTATAATATTTTGCTGCGTGACGACAAATCGCAGACGTTTGTGCGCATCAATATGCAGGACGAAATACCGTTTGTCAGTTTCACGCGTCAGCCGGTTGATGATGGCGCCGATTATTATGGTCCGTTTTATAACGGCTCATCGATCAAAAATGCGTTGCGATTATTGCGAAAAGTTTTTCCTCACTATACGAAACCCACCATTCCAATTAAATCTGGTTTGGATTTTCAATTAGGTCTGTCGCCTGGCATCGAGGTTGGTGTGATGACACCAACCGAATACAAAAAAACCCTGCGTCAGTTGATTAGTTATATCAAAGGCAATCGCAAAGCCGTGCAAAAAGATATGGAAAAAGCCATGAAAACCGCGGCTGAGCAACTCGATTTTGAACGAGCGGCGCGATTACGTAATCAACTTTATCATTTGGCTGAATTGCAACGCCAAATTGTGTTTAGTCGCGAGGAATTCCTCGATATCAGCAAAGACAAGGCGCTGCTCGGACTCGCGGAGCTGCTGGGTCTCGAAAAAGTTCCGCGTCGCATCGAAGCCTACGATGTCAGTCATATCAGCGGTCATGACAACGTGGCTTCGATGGTGGTGGCGACCAATGGGCTAGCTGACAAACGCGAATATCGCAAGTTCAAACTGCGTAGCCCGGGTAACGACGACGTGGCTCATATGCGCGAAACCATCGAGCGTCGCCTCAAACACTTGAAAGGGTGGGGAAGGCCAGACTTGATCGTCCTTGATGGTGGCGCTGGGCAACTCGGAGCGGTCAAAGATCCACTCGGCGGGGCAAACATTCCGTTTATTGGCCGTAACAAGAGCGGTGATCACACGCGTAATGCGAGCGTAACCTTGGTAATCCCGCGTGGCGATTCGTACGAGACAAAACCGCTCGCCAGTGACGATCACATCGCGAAATTGGTGGCGCGACTTGACGACGAAGCTCATCGATTCGCCATCAGTTATCATCAAACAGTGCGAGGCAAAGGTCAAACCAAAAATGCAATCGAGGAAATCCCGGGCATCGGTCCCGCGACCCGTAAAAAATTACTGCGCAAATTTGGTTCGGTTGCTGGCGTGAAAGCTGCGGATGAGACAGAAATCGCCACACTCATCGGCGCCGCCAAAGCTCGGTTGGTCAAACGTGCGCTATTTTGA
- a CDS encoding aminopeptidase P N-terminal domain-containing protein → MESNFFKNNRERLGEQLQGAPAIFTAYTEMQRCSDESWRFEQEANFWYLCGIEEADWQLMIDGDQSILIAPDISMVSQIFNEHISMEMAQAISGVDKIISHDEGVKYLADLAEKHSQIYTVLPKNQIDHEFCLNPAQAVLASKLRKLFKKVQDARPMLHKMRAIKQKSEIMMMRRAINLTRAAFETVKNELPNYAFEYQAQARFSFEFERAGAVHAYDPVIAGGANAITMHYVSNRAGLKQGELVLMDVGARYGGYSADITRTYAFGEPTKRQRAVHLAVKQAKDRIIDLIKPGASVREYLESSDEIMGEALKSLDLYHNEDDFRRYFPHAISHGLGIEAHDPLGQPEVFLSGMVLAVEPGIYIPEENIGVRLEDNVLVTESGYDNLASHLSSEL, encoded by the coding sequence ATGGAATCAAATTTTTTCAAAAACAATCGGGAACGACTAGGTGAACAATTACAGGGAGCACCAGCAATTTTTACGGCCTATACCGAAATGCAGCGATGCAGTGACGAATCGTGGCGTTTCGAGCAAGAGGCAAATTTCTGGTATCTATGCGGTATCGAAGAAGCCGATTGGCAATTAATGATCGATGGGGATCAATCTATCTTGATAGCACCAGACATATCAATGGTCTCGCAAATCTTTAATGAACATATTTCAATGGAGATGGCGCAAGCTATCAGTGGTGTCGATAAAATAATATCTCATGATGAAGGAGTCAAGTATTTAGCTGATTTAGCCGAGAAACACAGCCAGATTTATACGGTTTTACCGAAAAATCAAATCGACCACGAATTTTGCTTGAATCCAGCGCAAGCAGTGCTGGCTAGTAAATTGAGAAAGCTTTTCAAAAAGGTGCAGGACGCGCGACCGATGCTTCATAAAATGCGGGCTATCAAACAAAAATCGGAAATCATGATGATGCGACGTGCTATTAACCTGACTCGTGCGGCATTTGAAACGGTAAAAAATGAATTGCCAAACTATGCATTCGAATATCAGGCACAAGCTAGATTTAGTTTCGAGTTCGAACGAGCTGGGGCAGTCCATGCCTATGATCCTGTGATCGCCGGTGGCGCTAACGCCATAACGATGCACTATGTTTCAAATCGAGCAGGGCTAAAACAAGGAGAGCTAGTATTGATGGATGTCGGCGCTCGTTACGGCGGATATAGCGCCGACATTACGAGGACGTATGCTTTCGGCGAACCGACCAAACGTCAACGTGCGGTACATTTGGCCGTTAAACAGGCAAAAGATAGGATTATTGATTTAATCAAACCGGGTGCATCGGTGCGGGAATATCTCGAGAGCTCAGACGAAATTATGGGCGAAGCCCTGAAATCGTTAGACCTCTATCATAACGAAGATGATTTTAGGCGCTATTTTCCGCACGCTATTTCGCATGGTCTCGGCATCGAAGCACATGACCCACTGGGACAGCCAGAGGTTTTCCTATCTGGCATGGTATTGGCCGTAGAACCGGGCATCTATATACCAGAGGAAAATATCGGTGTTCGACTAGAAGATAATGTCTTGGTAACAGAGTCTGGATATGATAATTTAGCCAGCCATTTATCAAGTGAGCTATAG
- a CDS encoding phage holin family protein produces the protein MRRYGLFFIRWALCSLGLWISIRLFGEEVNQSVGVSIATFLFAGLIFSFVNSILRPIITILSLPFVIVTLGLFMLIVNGFMVWVTIAIAPNLHMGFGAAIISGIVLSLVNYLVSEINEFTNKEA, from the coding sequence ATGAGAAGGTACGGATTGTTTTTTATCAGGTGGGCCCTCTGTTCGCTGGGGCTCTGGATATCGATACGCTTATTTGGCGAGGAAGTTAATCAATCAGTAGGGGTTTCGATTGCTACCTTTTTGTTCGCTGGACTAATCTTTTCGTTTGTCAACTCTATTTTGCGGCCGATTATTACCATCTTGTCGCTGCCGTTTGTAATCGTTACCCTAGGGCTATTTATGTTGATCGTCAACGGATTCATGGTGTGGGTGACAATCGCGATAGCTCCGAACTTGCACATGGGATTCGGTGCAGCGATAATTAGCGGAATCGTCCTGAGTTTGGTAAACTATTTGGTGAGTGAAATTAACGAGTTTACCAACAAGGAGGCCTAG
- the secG gene encoding preprotein translocase subunit SecG, which translates to MDSTLSAITIVSAALTVILVLLQSRGATLGAGFGSSGELFTTRRGFEKNLYETTIVTSVVFVLSIVVGLIVG; encoded by the coding sequence CTGGATTCAACCCTTTCAGCTATAACGATCGTTAGCGCGGCGCTAACGGTGATACTAGTATTATTACAATCTCGCGGTGCTACGCTAGGTGCAGGTTTCGGCTCGAGTGGCGAGTTGTTTACCACCAGACGCGGTTTTGAAAAGAATCTATATGAAACAACTATCGTTACATCAGTCGTCTTTGTGCTGAGTATCGTAGTTGGTTTGATAGTAGGCTAA
- a CDS encoding peptide ABC transporter substrate-binding protein: MSKKDDVPQTDSDDTAVVKKKLSLKKRLSKWKPTRRNLDRSEKKLLRHADKFIISRWDNLRVVREQIAGWLIVMACLIIFAFIQIAVYSRNNSTSAPIGGGTYAEGVVGKIDTISPLYAATDREKAVSKLVYSGLFEYDQLGNLRPELASSYSISDDGKVYTVKLRPNVRWSDGTAFGADDVLATVNLMKNAIVDSVLNSSWKSVEAKKVNDQTVAFTLKSPLASFPFALTFGVLPNHIMKEVAPATVRSFSVEDIDKIVGTGPFTYSSSEALANGYRVIHFSANENYFRGKPRLAVLNIQTFENSDKLLEGFETKEVNAVAGLSISSAAKSLATKNNQLVQSPLADGVFALFNNSRPITGDQTVREALRLAIDRDALRKLVVLSDDDTTEKLATPNALETPMISQSVKGLDALKQPGYDIKAAAEKLDAAGWKLNADKKREKDGTVMSLEIVTIKGADYEPAAKSIADAWRKLGIEVNLTSADPSSAQQNFFVTRSYDVLVYQIHLGADPDVYAYWGSSQANAYGLNLADYKSTISDLAMTNARSQMDQTKRDARYIDFAKRWIADAPAIALYQPNFYYLKTTDSRSINDNLQMVDPTSRLSDVSSWTVKFGQVKNTP; this comes from the coding sequence GTGTCCAAAAAAGACGACGTACCTCAAACTGATAGCGATGACACTGCTGTTGTCAAGAAAAAGCTGTCTCTCAAAAAACGTCTATCCAAATGGAAACCAACGCGTCGTAACCTAGATCGTAGTGAAAAGAAGCTCCTGCGCCATGCGGATAAATTTATTATCAGCCGCTGGGATAATTTGCGTGTAGTCCGCGAGCAAATTGCTGGTTGGTTGATCGTGATGGCTTGCCTGATCATCTTTGCCTTTATACAGATCGCGGTGTATAGTCGCAACAACTCGACATCAGCGCCAATTGGTGGCGGCACCTATGCCGAGGGTGTGGTGGGCAAAATCGACACCATTAGTCCTCTCTATGCAGCGACCGACCGGGAAAAAGCCGTTTCCAAACTAGTTTATTCTGGGCTGTTCGAGTATGATCAACTCGGCAATTTACGTCCGGAACTAGCTAGCTCATACTCGATTTCGGATGACGGCAAAGTTTATACCGTTAAACTACGTCCCAATGTTCGCTGGTCGGACGGCACGGCTTTTGGGGCTGATGATGTCCTAGCCACCGTCAACTTGATGAAGAATGCCATTGTTGATTCGGTGTTAAATAGTAGCTGGAAGAGCGTCGAGGCCAAAAAGGTTAACGATCAGACTGTCGCCTTTACGCTAAAGAGTCCACTAGCATCATTTCCGTTTGCGTTGACCTTTGGGGTGTTGCCAAACCATATCATGAAAGAAGTCGCCCCAGCCACAGTGCGCAGTTTTTCGGTAGAGGATATCGATAAGATCGTCGGTACCGGGCCGTTTACATACAGTTCTAGCGAGGCATTAGCCAACGGATACAGAGTGATTCATTTTAGTGCCAACGAGAATTATTTTCGAGGAAAACCGCGTTTAGCAGTTTTGAATATCCAAACCTTTGAAAATTCAGACAAATTATTAGAGGGCTTCGAGACCAAAGAGGTCAATGCGGTCGCTGGTCTCAGCATTTCGTCGGCGGCAAAGTCGCTAGCGACCAAAAACAATCAGCTCGTCCAGAGTCCATTGGCTGACGGTGTGTTTGCTTTGTTTAATAACAGTCGACCTATCACTGGTGATCAAACGGTACGCGAGGCCCTGAGACTAGCGATTGATCGCGATGCGTTACGTAAACTCGTAGTCTTATCGGACGACGATACTACGGAAAAACTGGCTACACCTAACGCCCTGGAAACTCCGATGATTAGCCAATCGGTCAAGGGGCTCGATGCCTTGAAGCAGCCAGGCTATGACATCAAAGCTGCCGCGGAAAAACTGGATGCGGCCGGATGGAAATTAAATGCAGATAAGAAACGCGAAAAAGATGGCACGGTGATGTCGCTCGAAATTGTCACGATCAAAGGTGCTGATTATGAACCAGCCGCCAAGAGCATAGCCGACGCATGGCGGAAACTAGGTATCGAGGTTAATCTGACATCGGCCGATCCGAGCAGTGCGCAGCAGAATTTCTTTGTGACGCGTAGTTACGATGTTTTGGTCTACCAGATACATCTGGGCGCCGATCCAGATGTCTATGCCTATTGGGGATCGTCGCAGGCGAACGCCTATGGATTGAATCTTGCCGATTACAAATCTACCATTAGCGACCTTGCTATGACCAATGCGCGTTCCCAGATGGATCAAACCAAGCGCGACGCTCGCTATATCGATTTTGCGAAACGATGGATAGCCGACGCACCAGCCATCGCGCTCTATCAACCGAACTTTTATTATCTAAAAACTACCGATTCTCGTTCGATCAATGACAATCTCCAAATGGTCGATCCTACATCTAGGTTATCCGATGTCTCGTCCTGGACCGTCAAGTTCGGACAAGTCAAAAACACCCCATAG
- a CDS encoding superoxide dismutase yields the protein MYKLPDLDYDYDALGTYISGDIMHLHHDNHHQTYVNKLNEALEQVPELQTRELTNLLANLESVPESVRNAIRNHGGGHYNHSRFWKWLTPNGNGEPTGQLKEALVEKYGSFQAFVDEFSAKSLAVFGSGWCWLLPDLSIVTTPNQDVPLEIGEPILGLDVWEHAYYLDYKYNRGDYVKSWWNVVNWPEVQNRYLSSVR from the coding sequence ATGTACAAATTACCAGATCTCGACTACGATTACGATGCGCTCGGCACATATATTAGCGGCGATATTATGCATCTACATCATGATAATCACCATCAAACCTACGTCAATAAGCTAAATGAAGCCCTAGAACAAGTCCCGGAGCTACAAACACGCGAATTAACCAATCTACTAGCCAATCTAGAATCGGTGCCCGAATCCGTCCGTAACGCTATTCGCAATCATGGTGGCGGTCACTATAACCATTCGCGATTTTGGAAATGGCTAACGCCTAACGGCAACGGCGAACCGACTGGTCAATTAAAAGAAGCTCTGGTCGAAAAATATGGCTCTTTTCAAGCTTTTGTCGATGAATTTTCAGCCAAGAGTCTGGCCGTTTTTGGTAGCGGTTGGTGCTGGCTGCTCCCTGACCTATCGATCGTAACGACACCAAATCAAGATGTCCCGCTAGAAATCGGCGAGCCGATCCTGGGGCTAGATGTTTGGGAGCATGCTTATTATCTAGACTATAAATATAATCGCGGTGATTATGTGAAATCGTGGTGGAACGTGGTCAATTGGCCCGAGGTTCAAAATCGCTATTTGAGTAGTGTCCGCTGA